In Gopherus flavomarginatus isolate rGopFla2 chromosome 1, rGopFla2.mat.asm, whole genome shotgun sequence, a single genomic region encodes these proteins:
- the NEPRO gene encoding nucleolus and neural progenitor protein: MAAPVQGEAAWNRWRVPRPASSATVALPAQHPAVRCLPAVVKECYKVSMLLKSKAVDAEGKVLHAILYGFHNRMAHHKTYLSLKQVSKKKLHEIIMVGMSLLNLSYKKSKSENARKCLVPSQPVTEVVAVKILGGCKLLLRLLECCCKAFVLSVKHLCLEEYILLNTVVSGLLSRLWILYRCVLQSLISLYGVLSGLLQEVSRTQQMPYIKGFTFPSEITEFLGPLYLEIKKRPKVLATKKATGWLNKLFAGPAVASRCSKERGPAAPTRCSKKMTNIQHPIDIGKPVLVKRANRGKELGFDIKTLCRQRKLRVQEDVDFRLTLSEAKAVRSQHAKSLVLRFREACSFGELSEALKTAILCCKSKKLKSEAFFLGTKLLKSKRLQHVEAQGCSLQKKLSCVKASICKYLLSGLQKEHCPKQYRRASSWQQRKIKLSRRSKSVSKKTPEFVQQNTSSLFEDSMPSAVSLFPSQQCEHSLHLRKAGDCSATRHVGEQDKVGTSEPVALERNSGPTVKGTSENDDIDDIFAAMGV, encoded by the exons AGCTGTGGATGCAGAAGGAAAAGTTTTACATGCGATCCTTTATGGTTTCCACAACAGAATGGCTCACCATAAAACCTATTTGTCTCTGAAACAGGTCAGCAAGAAGAAGCTTCATGAAATAATTATGGTTGGAATGAGCCTTCTAAATCTCAGTTATAA GAAAAGTAAATCTGAAAATGCAAGGAAGTGCTTAGTTCCCAGCCAGCCTGTGACAGAAGTGGTGGCGGTGAAGATCTTGGGAGGCTGCAAGCTCTTGCTGCGCTTACTGGAGTGTTGCTGCAAAGCATTTGT CCTGTCTGTTAAGCATCTGTGTTTGGAAGAATACATCCTCTTGAACACTGTGGTTTCAGGATTGTTGAGCAGATTATG GATTCTCTATAGGTGTGTATTACAAAGCCTCATTTCTTTATATGGGGTGTTGTCTGGGTTGCTACAGGAGGTGTCCAGGACCCAGCAGATGCCTTATATTAAGGGGTTTACCTTCCCTTCTGAAATCACTGAGTTTCTGGGACCACTTTATTTGGAGATTAAGAAAAGACCTAAAGTACTTGCAACAAAAAAGGCAACTGGATGGCTGAATAAGCTGTTTGCAGGGCCTGCAGTAGCATCCAGGTGCAGTAAAGAGAgaggcccagcagctcccacaaGATGCAGCAAGAAGATGACCAACATCCAGCACCCCATCGATATTGGAAAGCCGGTTCTGGTGAAGAGAGCTAACCGAG ggAAGGAGTTGGGATTTGACATCAAGACCTTATGTAGGCAACGGAAACTCAGAGTCCAAGAG GATGTAGACTTCAGGCTAACACTTTCTGAAGCAAAAGCAGTGAGATCTCAGCATGCCAAATCCCTTGTGTTGCGGTTTAGAGAAGCCTGCTCTTTCGGAGAACTGTCTGAAGCACTCAAAACAGCCATTCTCTGCTGCAAAAGCAAAAAGCTCAAGTCAGAAGCTTTCTTTCTGGGAACAAAACTTTTGAAAAGCAAACGGCTGCAGCATGTGGAGGCTCAAGGCTGCAG CTTACAGAAAAAACTGAGCTGTGTGAAAGCATCTATCTGCAAATACCTTCTCTCTGGCTTGCAAAAGGAACATTGTCCAAAGCAGTACCGCAGAGCAAGTTCCTGGCAGCAAAGGAAGATCAAACTGTCCAGAAGGTCAAAATCAGtctcaaagaagactccagagtTTGTTCAACAAAACACTTCCAGCCTTTTTGAAGACAGTATGCCTAGTGCTGTGTCCCTCTTTCCTTCTCAGCAGTGTGAGCATTCACTTCACCTAAGAAAAGCAGGAGACTGTAGCGCTACCAGGCATGTTGGAGAACAAGACAAAGTGGGGACCTCTGAACCTGTGGCATTGGAAAGAAACTCTGGGCCTACAGTGAAAGGGACTAGTGAGAACGATGATATTGATGACATTTTTGCAGCAATGGGTGTATAA
- the TAF13 gene encoding transcription initiation factor TFIID subunit 13 produces MADEEEDPPFEEDTEEAGGGPDGGQGKRKRLFSKELRCMMYGFGDDQNPYTESVDILEDLVIEFITEMTHKAMSIGRQGRVQVEDIVFLIRKDPRKFARVKDLLTMNEELKRARKAFDEANYGS; encoded by the exons TTTGAAGAGGACACTGAGGAAGCCGGAGGAGGCCCGGATggtgggcagggcaagaggaagaggCTGTTTTCCAAAGAGT TAAGATGTATGATGTATGGGTTTGGAGATGACCAGAATCCGTACACAGAGTCAGTGGATATTCTTGAAGACCTGGTGATAGAATTCATCACAGAGATG acacACAAGGCAATGTCAATTGGACGGCAGGGTCGTGTACAGGTTGAGGATATTGTATTTTTGATCCGCAAGGACCCACGGAAGTTTGCTAGAGTAAAAGACCTGTTGACTATGAATGAAGAACTGAAACGAGCCAGGAAGGCTTTTGATGAGGCAAACTATGGATCTTGA